The Zygosaccharomyces rouxii strain CBS732 chromosome A complete sequence genome window below encodes:
- the NSE4 gene encoding Smc5-Smc6 complex subunit NSE4 (similar to uniprot|P43124 Saccharomyces cerevisiae YDL105W NSE4 Nuclear protein that plays a role in the function of the Smc5p-Rhc18p complex), with amino-acid sequence MAVRSDKRRRDSQDDSSRQVDKRLRLEGGSQGTQGTAVNEVEFEVLQGYRKFSEAVAEDRARMARTGDIDIAVKNLQAVDSLFNQLTGSRNNGLFAHDSRAMLSISELAQISVRNLKFDNFRSLVNLEDVLNSLKKYMLRDYFEWNGISEGNAASSMMNQSQNGARDGEEVGGDDNDDEEEEQSDNIRQTEMRKCHLKQYSGYEDFYQLNWFKLGGLFNNLSRKVSTVDHLLGPFSMQRKTRAPVVRKEQDTVGALTTAEKVTQSSLNSTQQITTPEQVKRMFKILERKNGKRQINLFKFVINPQSFSKSVENLFYVSFLIKEGRVVLEEDQDGFPSIRIRGGPPTDPKAREIEIRKRREASENHIIFQMDMPTWKKLIEKFDIRSAFVE; translated from the coding sequence ATGGCTGTTCGTAGTGATAAGAGACGTCGTGATTCTCAGGATGATAGTAGTAGACAGGTTGACAAGAGATTAAGATTAGAGGGGGGATCACAGGGGACACAGGGAACTGCAGTTAATGAAGTCGAATTTGAGGTCCTGCAAGGTTATAGAAAGTTTTCTGAAGCTGTAGCGGAAGATCGAGCTAGAATGGCACGTACTGGTGATATTGATATTGCcgttaaaaatttacaagcAGTGGATTCCTTATTTAATCAGTTGACAGGCTCTAGAAATAACGGATTATTTGCCCATGATTCTCGTGCCATGTTGAGTATCAGCGAACTGGCTCAGATCAGTGTAAGGAATTTAAAGTTTGATAACTTTAGAAGTTTGGtgaatttagaagatgTTTTGAAtagtttgaaaaaatacatGCTTAGGGATTATTTCGAATGGAACGGTATCTCAGAAGGTAATGCAGCATCTTCTATGATGAACCAAAGTCAGAACGGGGCTAGAGATGGCGAAGAAGTCGGAGgagatgataatgatgacgaagaagaggaacaaaGTGATAATATTAGACAAACTGAAATGAGGAAATGCCATCTCAAGCAGTACAGTGGTTACGAAGATTTTTATCAActcaattggttcaaattGGGTggtcttttcaacaatttaaGCAGAAAAGTCAGTACAGTAGATCATCTGTTGGGACCCTTTTCAATGCAGAGAAAGACAAGAGCACCAGTAGTACGAAAGGAACAAGATACTGTAGGAGCTCTTACCACAGCGGAAAAAGTGACTCAAAGCTCTTTAAATTCTACACAACAAATTACTACACCAGAGCAGGTAAAGAGAATGTTCAAAATATtagagagaaaaaatggTAAGCGCCAAATCAACTTGTTCAAATTTGTGATTAATCCTCAGTCGTTTTCGAAAAGCGTGGAAAATCTCTTTTATGTTAGTTTTTTAATCAAAGAAGGTAGAGTAGTTTTAGAGGAAGATCAAGATGGTTTCCCCAGTATAAGAATTCGAGGTGGGCCGCCGACGGACCCCAAAGCCAgggaaattgaaattagaaaGAGACGTGAAGCTTCTGAAAACCatataatttttcaaatggataTGCCTACgtggaagaaattgataGAAAAGTTTGATATACGATCAGCCTTTGTAGAATAA
- a CDS encoding uncharacterized protein (similar to uniprot|P47771 Saccharomyces cerevisiae YMR170C ALD2 Cytosolic aldehyde dehydrogenase that uses NAD as the preferred coenzyme expression is induced in response to high osmotic stress) has product MFTPIHIPQVGITYKQPIGLFINNEYVKSKDGSLIDTFNPATGEKITSFYAAGTADIDEAVQAARNAYEDVWSKTTPSERSELLWKLASLVERDKKLLAAMETLDSGKPYHSNALGDLDQIISVTKYYAGVVQNLTQGKQIPVSHDKFAVTFEVPYGVVGQVVPWNYPLAMASWKMQGCLAAGNTIVIKPAENTSLSLLYFAQLFVEAGFPPGVVNIVPGHGAQAGTALAAHPDVDKVAFTGSTKVGQAVMEAAGKSNLKPVTLECGGKSPAVVFEDAEIEQAAEWCALGIFYNSGQNCTANSRIYVQESIYEKFLQEFKAQAAKAWKFGAKRDPFDEECTLGPVISEVQQKRVKSYIEHGVKEGLNIETLHELPADVKGFFVQPTFFTNVPQSSKLNREEIFGPVAVISTFKNESEALKLANDTNYGLASAVFTQNIGVATRFVRDIKAGTVWVNSSNDEEISVPFGGFKMSGIGRELGEAGLGSYLQTKSAHFNLSVSAHKL; this is encoded by the coding sequence ATGTTCACTCCAATTCATATCCCACAGGTGGGGATTACTTATAAACAACCCATTGGCCTTTTCATTAATAATGAATACGTCAAATCGAAGGACGGCTCCCTAATTGATACTTTCAATCCTGCAACGggtgaaaagattactTCGTTTTACGCTGCAGGTACTGCAGATATCGATGAAGCTGTTCAGGCAGCTAGAAATGCCTACGAGGACGTTTGGTCCAAGACGACTCCCTCTGAAAGATCAGAACTCCTATGGAAATTAGCTTCGTTAGTGGAGCGTGATAAGAAGTTATTGGCTGCGATGGAAACTCTGGATTCTGGTAAACCATACCATTCAAATGCATTGGGTGATCTAGATCAGATCATTAGCGTTACCAAGTATTATGCAGGTGTTGTTCAAAACTTGACCCAGGGAAAACAGATTCCTGTGAGTCATGATAAGTTTGCAGTCACCTTCGAAGTACCTTACGGTGTTGTAGGACAGGTTGTCCCCTGGAACTATCCGCTAGCCATGGCTAGCTGGAAGATGCAGGGCTGTCTGGCGGCAGGTAATACTATTGTGATTAAACCTGCTGAAAACACTTCACTTTCCCTGCTGTATTTTGCCCAATTGTTCGTGGAGGCAGGTTTTCCTCCAGGTGTAGTCAATATAGTACCAGGACATGGTGCCCAAGCTGGTACCGCGCTGGCAGCACACCCTGATGTGGACAAAGTTGCGTTTACCGGTAGCACTAAAGTGGGACAGGCAGTTATGGAGGCTGCTGGTAAATCTAATTTGAAACCTGTTACTTTAGAGTGTGGTGGTAAATCGCCAGCAGTAGTTTTCGAAGATGCAGAGATTGAGCAAGCTGCTGAATGGTGTGCTCTGGGCATTTTCTACAACTCTGGCCAAAACTGTACCGCTAACTCACGTATTTACGTTCAAGAGTCCATCTACGAGAAATTCTTGCAAGAATTTAAGGCTCAAGCTGCCAAGGCGTGGAAATTCGGTGCCAAGAGAgatccatttgatgaagagtgTACTCTTGGACCTGTTATTTCAGAAGTTCAGCAGAAACGTGTCAAGAGCTATATTGAGCATGGTGTTAAAGAAGGTCTAAACATCGAAACCCTTCACGAATTACCAGCAGACGTGAAGGGCTTTTTCGTACAGCCTACTTTCTTTACCAACGTACCTCAGAGCTCTAAATTAAACagagaagaaatctttggGCCCGTTGCTGTTATATCTACTTTTAAGAATGAGTCCGAAGCCCTCAAGTTGGCAAACGACACGAACTACGGGTTGGCATCAGCTGTATTCACTCAAAATATTGGTGTTGCCACGAGATTCGTCAGGGACATCAAAGCCGGTACTGTTTGGGTCAACTCTTCCAACGACGAAGAGATTAGTGTACCATTTGGTGGGTTTAAGATGAGCGGTATTGGTAGAGAACTTGGTGAAGCCGGTCTCGGGTCCTACTTACAGACAAAATCTGCTCATTTCAACCTTAGTGTATCGGCACACAAACTCTAA
- the QRI7 gene encoding putative N(6)-L-threonylcarbamoyladenine synthase (similar to uniprot|P43122 Saccharomyces cerevisiae YDL104C), whose protein sequence is MFTLSKAFPVGHTVAKRWYKVLAIETSCDDTCVAILDRKSSIEPPRTIVHLKETLNSASAGGIIPTKAHLHHQQQIGPVTHRALQSAGMPNIDLVCVTRGPGMPGSLSGGLDFAKGLAVAWKKPFVGVHHMLGHLLIPRMLNNGQNPRFPFVSLLVSGGHTVLVLSRSCVDHEILCDTLDIAVGDSLDKCGREIGIRGNMIAKEMEKFINQEPLQLNVPMQLPNPLRNKSTRVDVQAFSFAPFITALKGNLTKPLSEYQVHEVRSMAYQMQEAIFHHIVTKLKLVIRLNKEKFEGVSSFVLSGGVGANARLRNLLETEFGDTFDNFCYPPLELCSDNAIMIGWAGIELFEKHCLTTDLQATPVRKWPLTHLLEVPCWDSTK, encoded by the coding sequence ATGTTTACCCTTAGCAAAGCTTTTCCCGTTGGGCATACGGTGGCTAAAAGATGGTACAAGGTGTTAGCTATTGAGACTTCATGTGATGATACATGCGTTGCCATATTGGACAGAAAATCATCTATTGAACCTCCCAGAACAATCGttcatttgaaagaaaccCTTAATAGTGCTTCTGCAGGTGGAATTATACCGACGAAGGCACATTTACACCATCAGCAGCAGATTGGACCTGTAACACATCGGGCACTGCAATCGGCCGGTATGCCCAATATAGACCTCGTCTGTGTTACTAGAGGTCCGGGAATGCCTGGATCACTTTCAGGTGGGTTAGATTTTGCCAAAGGTTTAGCGGTTGCATGGAAGAAGCCGTTTGTTGGAGTGCATCACATGCTGGGGCATCTACTGATACCGAGGATGCTAAATAATGGTCAAAACCCACGGTTCCCTTTTGTCAGTCTCCTTGTAAGTGGAGGTCATACTGTACTTGTTCTCTCAAGGAGTTGTGTCGACCACGAGATACTATGTGATACTTTGGATATAGCGGTAGGCGATTCACTGGACAAGTGTGGAAGAGAAATTGGTATCAGGGGTAATATGATCGCCAAAGAGATGGAAAAGTTTATCAATCAAGAACCTTTGCAATTGAACGTACCTATGCAATTACCTAACCCTTTGAGGAACAAATCTACCAGAGTAGATGTCCAAGCGTTCTCGTTTGCACCATTCATTACCGCATTAAAAGGCAATTTGACAAAACCTCTATCGGAATATCAAGTACATGAAGTGAGATCGATGGCTTATCAAATGCAAGAGGCCATCTTTCATCACATTGTTACTAAGCTTAAGCTTGTTATTAGGCTAAACaaggaaaaattcgaaGGAGTATCCAGTTTTGTCCTATCAGGCGGTGTTGGTGCCAATGCAAGGCTAAGGAATCTTTTAGAGACAGAATTTGGTGATACCTTTGACAACTTTTGCTATCCTCCATTGGAACTGTGTTCCGATAACGCGATAATGATAGGATGGGCAGGCATAGAATTGTTTGAGAAGCACTGTCTAACGACAGATTTACAAGCAACGCCCGTTCGTAAATGGCCTCTCACTCATTTACTTGAGGTTCCATGTTGGGATTCTACTAAATGA
- the MLH1 gene encoding mismatch repair ATPase MLH1 (similar to uniprot|Q2I041 Saccharomyces cerevisiae YMR167W MLH1 Protein required for mismatch repair in mitosis and meiosis postmeiotic segregation and spore viability forms a complex with Pms1p and Msh2p to repair mismatched DNA human homolog is associated with hereditary non-polyposis colon cancer), with product MVSKIKPLDESVVNKIAAGEIIISPVNALKEMMENSIDAGASSLDILVREGGIKLLQITDNGSGISKEDLPILCHRFTTSKLAKFEDLEKIATYGFRGEALASISHIARLTITTKTGDDRCAWRVSYSDGKMIGEPKPVAGKDGTVILVENLFYNMPSRLRALRSSSEEYSKILDVVGRYACHSEGIAFSCKKFGDSQFALTVRANLSTVERIRCVFGSTVSSKLLDLELGPLEEFGVQKVVGKVSNLDLSFKKSISPVFFINNRLVTCNPLARALRQIYSTYLPKGDKPFMYLSILINPEILDVNIHPTKREVRFLHEEEIIEAISSKLNEELSKIDTSRTFKTSSIVTPQPLKETFESTKGPKGSVSKAPHTPVQNKQSPLGNSIKRYENKLVRTDASQSKITSFMANQSTPPIALRSTEKVVAEGIEGREGIENARESPWNDNNETTKVESSPLRGRGSNVHGYTIVPKERVDVNLTSIKRLLEAADSSAHKDLTDIFANMTYVGVVDGERRLATIQHDLKLFLLDYGAVCYELFYQICLTDFANFGVINLQSGNDSSLNLVHILSHFENLDEKSIKAIISKIWEMREMLSEYFSINIAGNTDAEDENTQLESVKITSIPLLLKGYLPPLSKLPFLIYRLGTKVNWEEEQPCLDGIMRQLALLYVPEIIESIDLEESDIPEDKKAAFVDKTKELSVVLDDVVFPCIKKRFLAPRHLTKDIVEIANLPGLYRVFERC from the coding sequence atggTGTCCAAAATCAAGCCTTTGGATGAATCAGTAGTCAATAAGATAGCTGCTGGTGAAATTATCATATCCCCTGTCAATGCCCTTAAGGAAATGATGGAGAATTCCATCGATGCTGGGGCCTCATCGCTTGATATATTGGTAAGAGAAGGTGGGATCAAGCTACTTCAGATTACTGATAATGGCTCTGGAATTAGCAAGGAGGATTTACCGATTCTGTGCCACCGGTTTACCACTTCTAAGCTTGCTAAATTCGAGgatttggagaaaattgCAACTTATGGGTTCAGAGGTGAAGCACTGGCTAGTATTTCCCACATTGCAAGGCTTACGATAACTACTAAGACTGGAGATGATAGATGTGCTTGGAGAGTGTCTTAttctgatggtaaaatGATTGGAGAACCTAAGCCTGTAGCGGGTAAAGATGGTACGGTGATACTCGTGGAGAACCTATTCTACAACATGCCATCAAGACTGCGAGCTCTAAGATCATCCAGTGAGGAGTACAGCAAGATTTTAGATGTTGTAGGACGATATGCATGTCATTCAGAAGGAATTGCATTTTCATGTAAGAAGTTTGGTGATTCCCAATTTGCATTGACCGTGAGAGCTAATCTAAGCACTGTAGAAAGGATTAGATGTGTGTTTGGAAGTACTGTATCCTCAAAGCTAttggatttagaattagGCCccttggaagaatttggaGTTCAAAAGGTAGTCGGGAAAGTGAGTAATTTGGATCTTAGttttaaaaaatcaattagTCCtgtcttcttcatcaataataGATTGGTAACCTGCAATCCATTGGCAAGAGCACTCCGTCAGATTTATTCCACCTATTTGCCTAAGGGCGATAAACCATTCATGTATTTAAgcattttgatcaatccGGAAATATTAGATGTCAATATTCATCCTACGAAGAGAGAAGTCAGGTTTTTGCATGAGGAGGAAATCATTGAAGCCATATCCTCTAAGcttaatgaagaattatcCAAAATTGATACTTCTCGTACTTTTAAAACGTCATCTATTGTGACTCCACAGCCTTTGAAGGAGACGTTTGAGAGTACAAAGGGTCCAAAAGGTTCCGTTTCTAAGGCACCTCATACACCTGTACAAAATAAGCAATCACCATTAGGTAACAGTATTAAGAGATATGAGAATAAGTTGGTTAGGACTGATGCATCTCAATCTAAAATTACATCGTTCATGGCCAATCAATCGACACCACCAATAGCGCTACGGTCTACGGAAAAGGTAGTAGCCGAAGGTATCGAAGGAAGAGAGGGAATAGAAAATGCTAGAGAATCACCTTGgaatgataataatgaaactACTAAAGTGGAATCCTCGCCTCTTAGAGGTCGGGGATCTAACGTCCATGGATATACAATTGTCCCGAAAGAAAGAGTAGATGTTAATTTGACAAGTATTAAAAGACTTCTGGAGGCAGCAGATAGTTCTGCTCATAAAGATCTGACAGATATTTTTGCCAATATGACTTATGTCGGTGTAGTTGATGGGGAAAGAAGATTGGCCACTATACAGCATGATTTAAAGTTATTTCTGCTTGACTATGGTGCAGTATGTTATGAGCTATTCTACCAAATTTGTCTTACTGATTTTGCGAATTTTGGTGTTATTAATTTACAAAGTGGAAATGATTCCAGCTTGAATTTGGTTCATATATTATCACACTTTGAGAACCTTGATGAGAAATCTATCAAGGCTATCATCTCCAAGATTTGGGAAATGAGAGAAATGTTGAGTGAGTACTTTTCGATCAATATTGCTGGCAATACTGatgcagaagatgaaaataccCAATTAGAAAGTGTAAAAATTACGAGCATCCCGCTTTTATTAAAAGGCTATTTGCCGCCCTTGAGTAAATTACCCTTTTTAATTTATAGATTGGGTACAAAGGTCAATTGGGAAGAGGAACAACCTTGTCTCGATGGTATAATGAGGCAACTCGCATTGCTTTACGTTCCGGAAATTATTGAGAGCATTGATTTAGAGGAAAGTGATATACCAGAGGATAAAAAGGCGGCTTTTGTTGATAAAACTAAAGAATTGTCGGTGGTTTTAGATGATGTGGTTTTTCCTTGTATCAAGAAACGATTTCTAGCGCCTCGACACTTGACCAAAgatattgttgaaattgcTAATTTACCGGGATTGTATAGAGTCTTTGAGAGATGTTAA
- the CEP3 gene encoding Cep3p (similar to uniprot|P40969 Saccharomyces cerevisiae YMR168C CEP3 Essential kinetochore protein component of the CBF3 complex that binds the CDEIII region of the centromere contains an N-terminal Zn2Cys6 type zinc finger domain a C-terminal acidic domain and a putative coiled coil dimerization domain): MEIGLKKSKHPCGVCARRKVKCDRLIPCTNCIKRGQENECVDTGKRDAEKKDYNSELIKFWHTYEYYVLDVGLFKLQLTDSNGKLEDFSSRWGDVQSIMDLVDLDQSFQLLDYSMERLGPLFFGCLSDIGEIYVKLDDYWGRRDEGVPSNLDECYWDALLWAIFTMAVYYMTPEKLATVFSEDQLQKWVGQESKNTQLNLLPAFTECTIMQLYNANFMANPDIKLIQIYLILCNTNFNWSNTHLSSTLLILCLHVAKMFHIDDFRSLINDSTAMKLSKLTCEKLWYRLCTYDYLQSSPQRSISCHGEISSLLQHAAYLEDLPNTDVNQSEDNFEVLYWKLISLDRDLDQYLASPTKPPLKTLDAIQRQTEIFQTKISNMVEEESFSSAFEKFLAIFLLRSVCWKLHKMYFIFYDTSDSLTASIHHAKSLIALLVNNVRAKKRIFFNKHPIVLMTFSRVASFYAFANIFMQKLTVEEIHADLKELLAHLPPTFGYKLENLTYLVDRLDQLKSIWEKIILIDSKNPFQHPIMLILKNDVERIYQILQRGPSLIRGTGLQSPKRLFQDDYEFNMDDNNKEIALIVIEFEKKFDIGGILT, encoded by the coding sequence ATGGAAATAGGcttgaagaaatctaaGCATCCCTGTGGCGTATGTGCTAGACGTAAAGTTAAATGTGACCGATTGATTCCCTGTACCAACTGTATTAAAAGAGGGCAAGAGAACGAATGTGTAGACACCGGCAAAAGagatgctgaaaagaaggatTACAATTCAGAGTTAATCAAGTTTTGGCACACCTACGAGTATTATGTGCTTGATGTgggtcttttcaaattgcaGTTGACTGATTCCAATGGGAAGTTGGAGGATTTCAGTTCACGTTGGGGAGATGTGCAATCGATAATGGATTTAGTAGATTTGGATCAATCATTTCAATTGCTCGACTATTCTATGGAAAGATTGGGACCATTATTTTTTGGATGCCTTAGTGATATTGGTGAGATATATGTTAAGTTAGACGATTACTGGGGACGTAGGGATGAGGGTGTTCCATCCAACCTCGATGAATGCTATTGGGATGCACTGCTTTGGGCGATATTTACGATGGCAGTATACTACATGACACCTGAGAAATTGGCAACAGTATTTTCAGAAgatcaattacaaaaatgGGTGGGTCAAGAATCTAAAAATACACAACTAAACCTTTTACCTGCCTTCACCGAATGTACGATTATGCAACTTTACAATGCCAATTTTATGGCCAATCCAGATATCAAGTTAATACAAATTTATTTGATCCTTTGCAACACGAATTTCAACTGGTCTAATACCCATTTAAGTAGCACGCTACTGATACTATGTTTGCATGTAGCCAAAATGTTCCACATCGATGACTTTAGATCTTTGATTAACGATAGTACTGCAATGAAGTTAAGTAAATTGACCTGCGAAAAACTGTGGTATAGATTGTGCACTTATGACTATCTACAATCTAGTCCTCAGAGATCAATCAGTTGTCATGGAGAAATTTCATCCCTATTACAACATGCAGCTTACTTGGAGGATCTGCCGAATACAGATGTTAACCAGAGTGAAGATAATTTTGAGGTATTATACTGGAAACTAATCTCGTTAGATAGGGATTTGGATCAGTACCTGGCATCTCCTACAAAACCACCTTTAAAAACCTTAGATGCTATTCAAAGGCAAACAGAAATTTTCCAGACCAAAATATCAAATATggtagaagaagaatcttttagttcagcatttgaaaaattcctaGCAATTTTCCTCCTGAGGAGTGTCTGTTGGAAACTTCACAAGATGTACTTTATCTTTTACGATACTTCCGATTCATTGACAGCTTCTATCCATCATGCCAAATCTCTCATAGCTCTATTGGTGAATAATGTGAGGGccaaaaaaagaatattcttcaacaaGCATCCAATTGTCTTGATGACTTTTTCAAGGGTGGCTTCATTCTATGCATTTGCCAATATTTTCATGCAGAAGCTGACAGTTGAAGAGATTCATGctgatttgaaagaacttCTAGCCCATTTGCCGCCCACGTTCGGATATAAACTCGAAAATTTGACGTATTTAGTGGACAGACTAGATCAATTAAAAAGCATATGGGAGAAGATTATTTTAATAGATTCTAAAAACCCGTTCCAGCACCCAATTATGTTAATTCTTAAGAATGATGTAGAACGAATCTACcaaattttacaaaggGGACCGTCATTGATCAGAGGCACAGGTTTGCAAAGCCCAAAAAGACTTTTCCAGGATGATTATGAGTTTAACATGGATGACAATAACAAAGAAATCGCACTCATAGTGATAGAATTCGAGAAGAAATTCGATATTGGTGGCATACTTACATAA
- the MME1 gene encoding Mme1p (similar to uniprot|Q03829 Saccharomyces cerevisiae YMR166C), whose translation MWSLTSSLPIVHAPHHHGHPHAIPPPTTGGAGGDGGNRPSPPAIDDEMEATNSPILHCILAGGFGGAIGDTSMHSLDTVKTRQQGAPNVAKYKNMLAAYRTIFVEEGIFRGLYGGYSAAMLGSFPSAAIFFGTYEFSKRKLINEWGFNDTLTHLFAGFLGDLVSSFIYVPSEVLKTRLQLQGRYNNSHFDSGYNYKNLRDCITTVVKTEGPVALLFGYKATLARDLPFSALQLAFYEKFRQAAFKLEYKQIGQDHLSIMSELSTGALAGGVAGVLTTPLDVIKTRVQTQQTSPTSELGKPASLSSSLFSSLRIVYKSEGLIGFFSGVGPRFIWTSIQSSIMLFLYQYTLGRLNTIFPSNNGLG comes from the coding sequence ATGTGGTCGTTAACCTCTTCATTACCTATTGTTCATGCGCCTCACCACCATGGTCACCCTCATgcaataccaccaccaactaCAGGTGGAGCcggtggtgatggtggtaaCAGACCGAGTCCACCAGCAATCGACGATGAAATGGAGGCTACTAATAGTCCCATTTTGCATTGTATCCTTGCCGGTGGATTTGGTGGTGCCATCGGTGATACTTCAATGCATTCTCTAGATACCGTTAAGACTAGGCAGCAGGGTGCTCCCAATGTTGCCAAGTACAAGAACATGTTGGCCGCCTACAGAACGATCTTCGTCGAGGAAGGAATTTTCAGAGGCCTTTATGGTGGATATTCAGCTGCTATGTTGGGATCTTTCCCCAGTGCAGCGATCTTTTTTGGTACTTAcgaattttccaaaagaaaaCTGATTAATGAATGGGGGTTTAACGATACGTTGACCCATTTATTTGCCGGTTTTCTTGGTGATTTAGTCTCCAGTTTCATCTACGTTCCTTCAGAAGTTTTAAAGACTAGGCTACAACTACAGGGTCGTTACAATAATTCACATTTTGATTCCGGATACAACTACAAAAATCTACGAGATTGCATAACTACTGTGGTCAAGACCGAAGGTCCAGTGGCATTACTCTTTGGTTACAAGGCAACATTGGCAAGAGATCTACCCTTTAGTGCGCTACAATTAGCATTTTACGAGAAATTTAGACAAGCTGCATTTAAACTTGAGTACAAACAAATAGGCCAGGACCACTTGTCCATAATGAGTGAGTTGTCAACAGGTGCCCTAGCAGGTGGTGTAGCAGGTGTACTCACTACGCCATTGGATGTGATAAAGACTCGAGTTCAAACTCAACAGACTTCCCCTACAAGTGAACTGGGCAAACCTGCAAGTCTTTCCAGTTCTCTTTTCTCCAGTTTGAGGATCGTTTACAAATCAGAAGGGTTGATTGGATTTTTCAGTGGTGTGGGCCCAAGATTCATCTGGACAAGTATACAGAGCAGTATTATGCTGTTCCTCTACCAGTACACTTTAGGACGTCTCAATACAATTTTCCCTTCAAATAATGGATTGGGCTAA